The following are from one region of the Camarhynchus parvulus chromosome 3, STF_HiC, whole genome shotgun sequence genome:
- the LOC115901645 gene encoding protein ELYS-like has protein sequence MRDLTAQVTSSLLQFPEVTVEALGEDEITLDSALCGKFSGGRSGLAWLACGPQLEVVNSVTGERLSAYRFSGVNEQPPAVRVVKEFSWQKRTGLLVGLEEAEGSVLCLYDLGTSRVVKAVAFSGRVTAIEPISNDGGASVSTRHLHQSLRWLFGVAAVATDVGHVLLVDLCLDDLSCSQNEVEASDLEVVTRIPAEVPQRREAVTREGRHLCFQLRSPSGTAVSTLCYISRSNQLVVGFSDGYLSLGNMKTLKRAHYTQLGGGRIPVCALTFQEPENDLQNCCYLWAVQSTQQSEGNAVNLHLLQLAFGGRKCLASGEVMYEDFTCCVKLFSLDLSGGIFPWRGQTSNTKFLSCQTIEKFCNHADREDNINEVISPDTSVSIFSWQVNTYGQEKPSVHLGVFDINRWYHAQMPESPGPEEFLHDCPYFALWSLDPVISMTSPNLILDILVHERSLSRGVPPSYPPPEQFFNPSTYNFDVTCLLSSGVVHMTCTGFQKETLKLLKKSGPLISEAIRDSYSRCLVAGLLSPRLVDVQPSSLSQEEQLEAVLSAAVQTGSLEVLTGCIKHWTSEEQPSSAVNLRFVLEWTWNKVICTKDELDQICVPLFDGSCNFIDPQTLQSLQHCQLLLSNLSTVLNCFLTEARELTEKGFSDLTNKQLVTSLIFLYAQVVIWFCRSSLLPEGLEDHMHLSRPFYNYPLIQSYYMGHREKLEHLSRGKWDSDCLMIDGMVSQLGEEVEKLWRRDEGGTGKYPPVSLHALLDLYLLESIEESDKHAITIYLLLDIIHFFPSKTETLLVSFLTAFAIPWGLVKLIRGFWLLDHNDYENSLALLFHPATLKTVSWQHMRIIQSLMCQGEHRRALRYMQMMKPSMSSSSEVRLFLTVLLSNRCMVEAWGLLQQHTTKLNIEELLKHMYEICQEMGLMEDLLKLPFTDTEKECLEKFLQTKSGIQNHEFLLVHHLQHANYIPALQLNQSMKANLMNGRDPRLRERAVARNSLLDQYIKILPTVQRKLAVERAKPYRLPSSVLREVPRPKPLSTATRQANAGNVHTRASLITKVLSRFKEAWLGNKTTNFSEYKK, from the exons ATGCGAGACCTAACAGCTCAGGTAACGAGCAGTCTGCTGCAGTTTCCAGAGGTGACTGTTGAGGCACTTGGGGAAGATGAGATCACCCTAGACTCTGCGCTCTGTGGGAAGTTTTCTGGAG GCAGAAGTGGCCTGGCGTGGCTGGCGTGTGGCCCCCAGCTGGAGGTGGTGAACTCGGTGACAGGAGAGCGGCTCTCTGCCTATCGCTTCAGCGGGGTGAACGAGCAGCCTCCCGCCGTCCGCGTGGTGAAGGAGTTCTCTTGGCAGAAGAGGACTGGGCTGCTGGTTGGCTtggaggaagcagagggaagTGTTCTCTGTCTCTACGACCTTGGGACCTCAAGAGTGGTTAAAGCAGTTGCTTTTTCAGGAAGG GTGACTGCCATCGAGCCCATCAGCAATGACGGCGGAGCCAGCGTGAGCACGCGGCACCTGCACCAGAGTCTGCGATGGCTCTTTGGAGTGGCAGCAGTGGCCACGGATGTTGGCCATGTCCTTCTGGTTGACCTTTGTTTGGATGATTTATCTTGCAGTCAGAATGAAGTAGAAGCGTCGG ATCTAGAAGTTGTCACTAGAATTCCTGCTGAAGTTCCACAAAGAAGAGAAGCTGTGACCAGGGAAGGGAGGCATCTCTGTTTTCAATTGCgaagtccttcaggaacagcagTATCCACCCTGTGCTACATAAGCAGAAGCAACCAGCTTGTTGTGGGATTTTCTGATGGCTACTTGTCACTGGGGAACATGAAAACCTTGAAGAGGGC GCACTACACTCAGCTTGGAGGAGGAAGGATTCCTGTCTGTGCTCTTACTTTTCAAGAGCCTGAGAATGATCTTCAAAATTGTTGCTACTTATGGGCTGTTCAGTCTACACAACAAAG TGAAGGGAATGCTGTAAATTTACATCTGTTGCAGTTAGCATTTGGTGGCAGGAAATGTCTGGCATCAGGAGAAGTCATGTATGAG gattTTACATGTTGTGTCAAACTCTTCAGTTTAGATCTCTCTGGTGGAATCTTTCCCTGGAGAGGGCAGACCAGCAATACTAAATTCCTCAGCTGTCAGACCATAGAAAAATTTTGCAACCATGCTGACAGAGAAGACAACATTAATGAAG TAATCTCTCCTGACACCAGTGTATCAATCTTCAGTTGGCAAGTGAATACCTATGGTCAAGAAAAGCCATCTGTTCATTTGGGAGTGTTTGACATCAATCGCTGGTATCATGCCCAAATGCCAGAATCACCAGG GCCAGAAGAATTCCTTCATGATTGCCCCTATTTTGCACTGTGGTCACTGGATCCTGTTATAAGCATGACTTCTCCAAACCTCATTTTGGATATTCTGGTACACGAGCGTAGTCTGAGTCGGGGGGTTCCTCCTTCTTATCCACCACCTGAACAGTTCTTTAATCCAAGCACCTATAATTTTG ATGTGACGTGCTTGCTCAGCTCGGGAGTTGTTCACATGACTTGCACTGGCTTCCAGAAGGAG ACCCTGAAGCTTTTGAAGAAATCTGGTCCTTTAATAAGTGAAGCCATCCGTGACAGCTACTCTCGGTGTCTTGTAGCTGGCTTGCTGTCTCCAAGACTGGTTGATGTCCAGCCATCCAGTCTGAGTCAG GAGGAGCAGTTAGAGGCTGTGTtgtcagctgctgtgcagacagGTTCTTTAGAAGTTCTGACGGGATGCATTAAACACTGGACTTCCGAAG agcAGCCAAGTTCTGCTGTAAATTTACGGTTTGTTCTTGAGTGGACGTGGAACAAAGTGATCTGTACAAAAGATGAACTGGACCAAATCT GTGTTCCGCTGTTTGATGGCTCCTGCAACTTCATTGACCCGCAGACATTACagtccctccagcactgccagctgctgctgagcaacCTCAGCACAGTCCTGAACTGTTTCCTAACAGAAGCCCGAGAGCTTACTGAGAAAG gtttttcagACTTGACAAATAAGCAGCTGGTAACCAGCCTTATTTTTTTGTATGCACAAGTGGTGATCTGGTTCTGTCGATCTAGTCTCCTTCCCGAGGGTTTAG AGGATCACATGCATTTGTCCAGACCTTTCTACAATTACCCTCTGATTCAGAGCTACTATATGGGTCACCGAGAGAAACTTGAGCATTTATCAAG AGGCAAATGGGATTCTGATTGCTTGATGATTGATGGAATGGTTTCCCAGTTGGGAGAGGAAGTGGAGAAGTTGTGGCGGAGAGATGAAGGCGGCACTGGGAAATACCCACCTGTTAGTTTACAT GCACTGCTGGATCTCTATTTGCTAGAAAGCATTGAAGAAAGCGACAAACATGCGATT ACAATTTACTTGCTGCTGGATATCATCCATTTCTTTCCaagtaaaacagaaacattACTTGTTTCCTTTCTAACTGCCTTTGCTATCCCTTGGGGTCTTGTTAAGCTGATTCGAGGGTTTTGGCTTCTAGATCACAATGATTATGAA AattccctggccctgctcttcCATCCAGCTACACTCAAGACTGTGTCATGGCAACACATGAGGATAATCCAGTCCCTGATGTGCCAGGGAGAGCACAGGCGAGCCCTCAGGTACATGCAGATGATGAAGCCGTCGAtgtccagcagcagtgaggtgCGGCTGTTCCTCACCGTGCTGTTGTCCAATAG GTGCATGGTGGAGGCTTGGGGTCTGTTGCAGCAACACACCACAAAGTTAAACATAGAAGAGCTGCTAAAGCACATGTATGAAATCTGTCAGGAGATGGGGCTGATGGAGGATTTGCTGAAGCTGCCcttcacagacacagaaaag GAGTGTTTGGAGAAGTTTTTACAAACCAAATCTGGTATTCAGAATCATGAATTCCTCTTAGTCCACCATCTGCAGCATGCCAACTACATCCCAGCACTCCAGCTGAATCAGTCCATGAAGGCCAATCTGATG AATGGTCGTGATCCTCGCTTGAGAGAGAGAGCAGTAGCCAGAAATTCTCTCTTAGACCAATATATCAAGATCCTTCCCACAGTTCAAAGGAAGCTGGCAGTAGAGAGAGCCAAGCCGTACCGTTTGCCTTCATCAGTCTTAAGAGAAG TCCCAAGGCCAAAGCCATTATCAACAGCAACAAGGCAGGCTAATGCAGGAAATGTGCATACAAGAGCAAGTTTAATCACTAAAGTACTGTCCAGATTTAAAGAAGCATGGCTAGGAAACAAGACCACAAATTTCTCAGAATATAAGAAGTAA